The following are from one region of the Microbacterium sp. BK668 genome:
- a CDS encoding SGNH/GDSL hydrolase family protein: MKRRIIAALAALGLAAGMALAVAPAAQSVEPAGSPYVALGDSEAAGTGNLPYVDQSCLRSKKAYPSVLAASLGTSVVSAACAGADTDDVLLQVATLAATGDLGPATQLVTLTAGFNNVDWGAGLAACGENGDPLSCQQALLAAQQAVQALPVQIATIIGAIRTAAPNAQIVVTGYPLLFGDVTNFCAVGASQGAPVKFTAEQTMLVNSFIEGVNAAVAGGVAGYQQQTGDPGILFVDVAAGFDGHGLCDTGDRWISGLVSGKTTSDRGLHPNTAGQQAWAALIADALVP, translated from the coding sequence ATGAAACGACGCATCATCGCCGCGCTCGCGGCGCTCGGCCTCGCGGCCGGGATGGCGCTGGCCGTCGCGCCCGCCGCACAGTCCGTCGAACCCGCCGGGTCGCCGTACGTCGCGCTCGGCGACTCCGAGGCGGCCGGCACGGGCAACCTGCCCTACGTCGACCAGTCGTGCCTGCGCTCGAAGAAGGCGTATCCCTCCGTGCTCGCGGCAAGCCTCGGCACCTCGGTCGTCTCCGCCGCCTGCGCCGGTGCCGACACCGACGACGTCCTCCTGCAGGTCGCGACGCTCGCCGCCACGGGAGACCTCGGACCCGCGACGCAGCTCGTGACCTTGACGGCGGGCTTCAACAACGTCGACTGGGGGGCGGGTCTTGCGGCCTGCGGCGAGAACGGCGACCCGCTCTCGTGCCAGCAGGCGCTGCTGGCGGCACAGCAGGCGGTGCAGGCGCTGCCCGTCCAGATCGCCACGATCATCGGGGCGATCCGCACGGCCGCGCCGAACGCGCAGATCGTCGTGACGGGGTATCCGCTCCTGTTCGGCGACGTCACGAACTTCTGCGCCGTCGGCGCTTCGCAGGGCGCCCCCGTCAAGTTCACGGCGGAGCAGACGATGCTGGTCAACTCCTTCATCGAGGGCGTGAACGCCGCCGTGGCGGGAGGCGTCGCGGGTTACCAGCAGCAGACCGGCGACCCCGGCATCCTGTTCGTCGACGTCGCGGCGGGCTTCGACGGCCACGGCCTGTGCGACACGGGCGACCGGTGGATCAGCGGGCTCGTGTCGGGCAAGACGACGTCGGATCGCGGGCTGCACCCGAACACGGCCGGCCAGCAGGCCTGGGCCGCGCTCATCGCCGACGCCCTCGTGCCCTAG
- a CDS encoding GNAT family N-acetyltransferase, with protein sequence MPVADLPDDVTVTRNDTAHRYEIRVGDTVAGFTMFRTDPQGRLHFPHTEVDPSFRGRGLAQRLVGDAMTDVAARGETVVPHCPVVSAYLRGQDVPGLSVDWPEHPRPE encoded by the coding sequence ATGCCTGTGGCCGACCTGCCTGATGACGTCACCGTGACCCGCAACGACACCGCGCACCGCTACGAGATCCGCGTGGGCGACACGGTCGCCGGCTTCACGATGTTCCGCACGGATCCACAGGGTCGCCTGCACTTCCCGCACACCGAGGTGGATCCCTCCTTCCGTGGGCGGGGCCTCGCGCAGCGGCTGGTCGGCGACGCCATGACCGATGTCGCGGCCCGCGGCGAGACGGTCGTGCCGCACTGCCCGGTCGTGTCCGCGTACCTGCGCGGCCAGGACGTGCCGGGACTCTCCGTGGACTGGCCCGAGCACCCGCGGCCGGAATGA
- a CDS encoding pirin family protein — protein sequence MTRLDAEAPELAQAAGACGPRALLLESREVPLGGVRAMAVHRALPQRDLPTVGAWCFLDRFGPQETKMRVEPHPHIGLQTVTWPFAGDVRHRDSVGSDVVVRRGALNLMTSGAGISHSEYSVGEDAVPLDALQLWVALPESRRHGDPAFERHEELPRLPLEATRGDAGAAIVVMGALGGVVSPASAYTPIVGAELQIPAGSRVRLPLDPSWEYALVGVEGVARIATDAAASVDLDRSHLLYLGMDREELEIEAPGGAALFLLGGEPFEDDIVMWWNFVGRSHEEIVEARSAWESGSDRFGHVVDHGDERIPAPPMPAVRLTQRRRRV from the coding sequence ATGACCCGTCTCGACGCCGAGGCGCCCGAGCTCGCCCAGGCAGCCGGTGCGTGCGGTCCGCGGGCGCTGCTGCTGGAGTCCCGCGAGGTGCCGCTCGGCGGCGTGCGCGCGATGGCCGTCCACCGGGCGCTCCCCCAGCGCGACCTGCCCACGGTCGGCGCCTGGTGCTTCCTCGACCGCTTCGGCCCGCAGGAGACGAAGATGCGCGTCGAGCCGCATCCGCACATCGGTCTGCAGACCGTCACCTGGCCCTTCGCCGGCGACGTGCGCCATCGCGACTCGGTCGGCAGCGACGTCGTCGTCCGGCGCGGCGCGCTCAACCTCATGACCAGCGGTGCCGGCATCTCCCACTCCGAGTACTCGGTCGGGGAGGACGCCGTGCCCCTCGACGCACTGCAGCTGTGGGTCGCGCTGCCGGAGTCGCGACGGCACGGAGATCCCGCCTTCGAGCGTCACGAGGAGCTGCCTCGTCTCCCCCTCGAGGCGACCCGCGGCGACGCCGGCGCGGCGATCGTCGTCATGGGAGCGCTGGGGGGCGTCGTCTCCCCGGCGTCGGCGTACACGCCGATCGTCGGGGCGGAGCTGCAGATCCCGGCGGGCTCGCGCGTGCGCCTCCCGCTCGATCCGTCGTGGGAGTACGCGCTCGTGGGGGTCGAGGGGGTCGCTCGAATAGCGACGGATGCCGCGGCATCCGTCGACCTCGACCGCAGCCATCTGCTCTACCTCGGCATGGACCGCGAGGAGCTCGAGATCGAGGCGCCGGGCGGCGCGGCGCTGTTCCTCCTCGGCGGGGAGCCCTTCGAGGACGACATCGTCATGTGGTGGAACTTCGTCGGGCGCTCCCACGAGGAGATCGTCGAGGCGCGGAGCGCGTGGGAGTCGGGCTCGGATCGCTTCGGCCACGTCGTCGACCACGGCGACGAACGCATCCCGGCACCGCCCATGCCGGCGGTCCGCCTCACGCAGCGGCGGCGCCGGGTGTGA
- a CDS encoding S8 family serine peptidase encodes MGLSSVRAGAVVTLAVLFASTATASFAAAPAGEVKAPVPANAANGHYIVLLKDAPLATYEGGVNGIAPTKPGKGNQLDAHSANSQKYVAHLKKEQADFAAAAGVTPDITYQVTLNGFSATLTGDQVASLSVDKNVLGVFPDEIKHPTAAVPSTEYLGLGSRDTGLGGVWDAAGGTAEAGKGIVVGVVDTGIAPENPAFAGAKLGSKPSAEPYLAGDTVVFQKADGNLFRSQRVAGEQWGRQDYSTKIVGAKYFNAGAKASGFSFKSDFASPRDFEGHGSHTASTAAGNFGTKATVQGIDFGKISGVAPAAKVAAYKACYGGPDSLATEDDICAGSDLLAAIDAAVADGVDVINYSIGGGSASTVLQAEDVSFFNAAAAGVFVAVSAGNSGPGASTADHASPWYTTVAASTIPTYEGTVQFPGFNHAGASVSVPFGKQVTGPSVFAGDIGVAGATTPELCLPGSIDPAKAAGHIVVCVRGVNARVEKSDVVKAAGGIGMVLVNDPKGANSLDNDFHSIPTVHLSNVYYSQVVDYVRSGTDLPITLVGDNVSGEVTPTPQIAGFSSRGPMLADGSDVIKPDVSAPGVAIIAATGNAAGKAPTFDFMSGTSMSSPHVAGLGALYLGERPKASPSEVKSALMTTAYNLVDAAGAPVTDPFTQGAGHVDPTKYFDAGLLYLNGPADWASYLEGALGQDIFNGVSATDPSNLNLASMGVGSLAGSQTITRTVTATKAGTYTASVDLPGVDAVVSPSSFTIAEGGTQTFTVTLTNSTAPVEAWTKGFLTWKNGATSVRSPIAVFPVTADAPKSVAAAGANGSVKVDVTPGVSGSLPLNVFGLAPQNVIIDGTEATGAATNGTTNVLVEVKPGTELARFAIDSSDDTGSDLDLTVYHLVGGQDSTTYDKAWQSASGSADEAVEIAAPPAGWYVVSADVFSFTSPFTWKTTSALVSAGGVGSLTASPNPLPAQQSVPTSYSLSWSGLSAGSYLGVVRYGDSQVRTTVSVTVP; translated from the coding sequence ATGGGTCTATCCTCCGTGCGCGCAGGGGCGGTCGTCACACTCGCCGTCCTGTTCGCCAGCACCGCCACAGCCAGCTTCGCTGCCGCGCCCGCGGGGGAGGTGAAAGCCCCGGTCCCGGCGAATGCCGCCAACGGCCACTACATCGTCCTGCTCAAGGACGCGCCGCTGGCCACCTATGAGGGCGGCGTCAACGGCATCGCCCCGACGAAGCCGGGCAAGGGCAACCAGCTCGACGCGCATTCGGCCAACTCGCAGAAGTACGTCGCCCACCTCAAGAAGGAGCAGGCGGACTTCGCGGCGGCAGCGGGCGTCACCCCCGACATCACGTATCAGGTGACCCTCAACGGCTTCAGCGCGACCCTCACGGGCGATCAGGTGGCCTCGCTCAGCGTGGACAAGAACGTGCTGGGCGTCTTCCCCGACGAGATCAAGCACCCGACGGCGGCGGTGCCGTCGACCGAGTACCTGGGACTGGGCAGCCGCGACACGGGGCTCGGTGGCGTGTGGGATGCCGCGGGCGGCACTGCCGAGGCGGGCAAGGGCATCGTCGTCGGTGTCGTGGACACCGGCATCGCGCCGGAGAACCCCGCTTTCGCGGGCGCGAAGCTCGGCAGCAAGCCGAGCGCCGAGCCGTACCTCGCCGGCGACACGGTCGTCTTCCAGAAGGCCGACGGCAACCTCTTCCGCTCGCAGCGGGTGGCGGGCGAGCAGTGGGGCCGGCAGGACTACTCGACCAAGATCGTCGGCGCCAAGTACTTCAACGCCGGTGCCAAGGCGTCGGGATTCTCCTTCAAGTCCGACTTCGCATCGCCCCGTGACTTCGAGGGCCACGGCTCCCACACGGCGAGCACCGCGGCGGGCAACTTCGGCACGAAGGCGACGGTCCAGGGCATCGACTTCGGCAAGATCTCGGGGGTGGCGCCGGCCGCCAAGGTCGCGGCGTACAAGGCCTGCTACGGCGGCCCCGACTCCCTCGCGACCGAGGACGACATCTGCGCCGGGAGCGATCTGCTCGCGGCCATCGATGCAGCCGTCGCCGACGGCGTGGACGTGATCAACTACTCGATCGGCGGCGGGTCGGCCTCGACCGTTCTGCAGGCCGAGGACGTGTCGTTCTTCAACGCGGCCGCTGCGGGTGTCTTCGTCGCGGTGAGCGCGGGCAACTCCGGCCCGGGCGCGTCGACGGCCGACCACGCGTCCCCCTGGTACACGACGGTCGCGGCATCCACCATCCCGACCTACGAGGGCACGGTCCAGTTTCCCGGCTTCAACCACGCCGGCGCTTCGGTGTCGGTGCCGTTCGGCAAGCAGGTGACCGGACCGTCCGTCTTCGCCGGCGACATCGGCGTGGCCGGGGCCACGACGCCCGAGCTCTGCCTCCCCGGATCGATCGACCCGGCCAAGGCCGCGGGCCACATCGTGGTCTGCGTCCGCGGCGTCAACGCGCGCGTCGAGAAGTCGGACGTCGTCAAGGCGGCGGGGGGCATCGGCATGGTGCTCGTGAACGACCCCAAGGGCGCGAACTCGCTGGACAACGACTTCCACTCCATTCCGACCGTGCACCTGTCGAACGTCTACTACTCGCAGGTCGTCGACTACGTGCGCAGCGGCACGGACCTTCCGATCACGCTCGTCGGCGACAACGTGTCGGGCGAGGTCACGCCCACGCCCCAGATCGCCGGGTTCTCGAGCCGCGGCCCGATGCTCGCCGACGGCAGCGACGTGATCAAGCCCGACGTGTCGGCTCCCGGCGTGGCCATCATCGCCGCGACCGGCAACGCGGCAGGCAAGGCGCCGACCTTCGACTTCATGTCGGGAACGTCGATGTCGTCGCCGCACGTCGCCGGTCTCGGCGCCCTCTACCTCGGCGAGCGTCCCAAGGCGTCGCCCTCCGAGGTCAAGTCCGCGCTCATGACGACGGCGTACAACCTCGTCGACGCAGCGGGTGCGCCCGTCACCGACCCGTTCACGCAGGGCGCCGGACACGTCGATCCGACGAAGTACTTCGACGCCGGCCTGCTGTACCTCAACGGTCCGGCCGACTGGGCGTCCTACCTCGAGGGAGCTCTCGGGCAGGACATCTTCAACGGCGTCAGCGCCACCGACCCGAGCAACCTCAACCTCGCTTCGATGGGTGTCGGCTCGCTCGCCGGATCGCAGACGATCACGCGCACCGTCACGGCGACGAAGGCGGGCACCTACACCGCCTCGGTCGACCTCCCCGGCGTCGACGCCGTCGTGTCGCCGTCGTCCTTCACGATCGCCGAGGGAGGCACGCAGACCTTCACGGTCACGCTGACGAACTCGACCGCTCCCGTGGAGGCGTGGACGAAGGGCTTCCTCACCTGGAAGAACGGCGCCACGTCGGTTCGTTCGCCCATCGCAGTGTTCCCCGTGACCGCCGACGCGCCGAAGTCGGTCGCCGCAGCCGGCGCGAACGGCAGCGTGAAGGTCGACGTCACGCCCGGCGTCTCGGGGTCGCTGCCGCTCAACGTGTTCGGTCTCGCGCCTCAGAACGTCATCATCGATGGCACCGAGGCGACGGGCGCCGCGACGAACGGCACGACCAATGTACTCGTCGAGGTCAAGCCGGGCACCGAGCTGGCCCGCTTCGCGATCGACTCGTCGGACGACACCGGATCCGACCTCGACCTGACGGTCTACCACCTCGTCGGCGGACAGGACTCCACGACCTATGACAAGGCGTGGCAGTCGGCCTCCGGCTCGGCGGACGAGGCCGTCGAGATCGCGGCGCCGCCCGCCGGCTGGTACGTCGTCTCCGCGGACGTGTTCTCCTTCACGTCGCCGTTCACGTGGAAGACCACGAGCGCCCTCGTCAGCGCCGGCGGCGTCGGCTCGCTGACGGCGTCGCCGAACCCGCTCCCTGCCCAGCAGTCGGTCCCGACGAGCTACTCGCTCTCGTGGTCCGGTCTCAGTGCGGGCAGCTACCTCGGCGTCGTCCGCTATGGCGACTCGCAGGTGCGGACGACCGTGTCGGTGACGGTTCCCTGA
- a CDS encoding ECF transporter S component, which produces MAPRRHLSTSVLLTCAAIGVATGVLGGLAGWVTPVVLATLPILYGFVLGAHVLPGIIAQELIRLPWVALISHVIAALVASAMAPQWAFRFLGTAILFGGIQEIVAALTRYRVWSAWRFFVSAIVIGILVAVVVAFAAHLATLALWAQIVYLALAVLGPVAWTAVGLGIGAALRRAGVARRARH; this is translated from the coding sequence ATGGCCCCTCGCCGCCACCTTTCAACGAGCGTCCTGCTCACCTGTGCGGCCATCGGCGTCGCGACAGGCGTGCTGGGCGGCCTCGCCGGCTGGGTCACGCCCGTCGTCCTGGCGACCCTGCCGATCCTCTACGGCTTCGTGCTGGGGGCGCACGTGCTCCCCGGCATCATCGCGCAGGAGCTCATCCGCCTTCCTTGGGTCGCACTGATCTCGCACGTCATCGCGGCGCTGGTCGCCAGCGCGATGGCGCCGCAGTGGGCGTTCCGCTTCCTCGGCACGGCCATCCTCTTCGGCGGCATCCAGGAGATCGTCGCGGCCCTCACCCGCTACCGGGTCTGGAGCGCGTGGCGCTTCTTCGTATCGGCGATCGTGATCGGCATCCTCGTGGCCGTCGTCGTCGCGTTCGCAGCGCACCTGGCGACCCTCGCTCTCTGGGCGCAGATCGTGTACCTCGCGCTGGCCGTGCTCGGACCGGTCGCCTGGACCGCGGTCGGCCTCGGGATCGGCGCGGCGCTGCGGCGCGCCGGCGTCGCGCGTCGCGCGCGCCACTGA
- a CDS encoding energy-coupling factor transporter ATPase has protein sequence MTAPRPATSAALAAVGASTPLLSVRGLAITHEGADAATPAGVGFDVRAGEVVLVLGPSGSGKSTLALAINGLIPQAVPADVRGEVVVDGIVAAEATVARLSTRVGMVFQDPDAQLVTGTVLDEVAFGPENLRMPVAEVLARSEDALRRVGLWERRRDNPDRLSGGGRQRLAIACALAMGSPLLVLDEPTANLDPQGIDEVYAALGSLLADGDRAVLLIEHNLDAAVGLVDRVVVLDADGRLVADGSVDDVLRGRAEELHEMGVWLPTSTLAALRLRAAGYDLEPLPLTPAELRDCLEASPAPRVAGTTGGVSSRPGRSTAGGSASRVAERGSPSTETKRAVPSGPAEPLLRVRDLTLTRGRARILHGIDLDVGRGEFVAVVGANGAGKTSLIQALAGVVPPPRGAVRIGDLDVGRSDARALASRIGFVFQNPEHQFISHTVFDELAHGLRLQRLPEDEVRARTEHVLERFGLAAKATVHPFLLSGGQKRRLSVGTALVAGAPVLALDEPTFGQDRARADELLRLLAELNAEGTTIIVVTHDMQLVTEHADRTVVLADGRILTQGATAEVFADAALLESAGLRQPPLRRALQGLTRHPDLARVTRLADLPGGEPR, from the coding sequence GTGACCGCTCCGCGACCCGCGACTTCCGCCGCGCTCGCCGCGGTGGGCGCCTCCACGCCGCTCCTGTCCGTGCGCGGTCTCGCGATCACGCACGAAGGGGCAGACGCCGCGACCCCCGCCGGAGTCGGCTTCGACGTGCGCGCCGGCGAGGTCGTGCTCGTCCTCGGCCCGAGCGGGTCGGGCAAGTCGACGCTCGCCCTCGCGATCAACGGCCTGATCCCGCAGGCGGTGCCCGCCGATGTCCGGGGCGAGGTCGTCGTGGACGGCATCGTCGCCGCGGAGGCGACGGTCGCCCGGCTCAGCACCCGCGTGGGTATGGTCTTCCAGGATCCCGACGCGCAGCTCGTGACGGGAACGGTCCTCGATGAGGTGGCGTTCGGGCCGGAGAACCTCCGGATGCCGGTGGCCGAGGTGCTCGCCCGGTCCGAGGACGCGCTGCGCCGCGTCGGCCTGTGGGAGCGCCGGCGCGACAATCCCGACCGCCTCTCGGGCGGCGGTCGCCAGCGGCTCGCCATCGCGTGCGCCCTGGCGATGGGCTCGCCGCTCCTCGTGCTGGACGAGCCGACGGCGAACCTCGATCCGCAGGGCATCGACGAGGTCTATGCGGCGCTCGGGTCGCTGCTCGCCGACGGCGACCGCGCGGTCCTCCTGATCGAGCACAATCTCGATGCGGCCGTCGGCCTCGTCGACCGCGTCGTCGTGCTGGATGCCGACGGCCGGCTCGTGGCCGACGGGTCGGTCGACGACGTGCTGCGCGGCCGCGCCGAGGAGCTCCACGAGATGGGGGTGTGGCTTCCCACCTCCACACTCGCCGCGCTGCGCCTGCGGGCCGCGGGGTACGACCTCGAGCCTCTGCCGCTGACTCCCGCCGAGCTCCGCGACTGCCTCGAGGCGTCACCGGCACCGCGCGTCGCGGGGACGACCGGCGGGGTCTCGTCTCGGCCCGGTCGCTCGACGGCCGGTGGTTCCGCGTCCCGGGTCGCCGAGCGGGGGAGCCCATCGACCGAGACGAAGCGCGCCGTGCCCTCGGGACCGGCGGAGCCCCTTCTCCGCGTCCGGGATCTCACCCTCACCCGGGGTCGCGCCCGTATCCTCCACGGGATCGATCTCGACGTGGGCCGCGGGGAGTTCGTGGCGGTCGTCGGCGCGAACGGCGCGGGCAAGACGAGCCTCATCCAGGCGCTCGCGGGCGTGGTTCCTCCTCCGCGCGGCGCGGTGCGGATCGGCGATCTCGACGTCGGCAGGAGCGACGCGCGCGCCCTCGCGTCGCGCATCGGCTTCGTCTTCCAGAACCCCGAGCACCAGTTCATCTCGCACACCGTGTTCGACGAGCTCGCGCACGGCCTGCGCCTGCAGCGTCTCCCCGAGGACGAGGTCCGCGCCCGCACCGAGCACGTGCTGGAGCGGTTCGGCCTCGCGGCGAAGGCGACGGTCCATCCCTTCCTGCTCTCGGGAGGCCAGAAGCGCCGGCTCTCGGTGGGCACCGCCCTCGTCGCCGGGGCCCCCGTGCTCGCGCTCGACGAGCCGACGTTCGGGCAGGACCGGGCGCGCGCCGACGAACTCCTCCGGCTCCTGGCCGAGCTCAACGCCGAGGGAACCACGATCATCGTCGTGACCCACGACATGCAGCTGGTCACCGAGCACGCCGACCGCACGGTCGTGCTCGCCGACGGCCGGATCCTCACGCAGGGCGCGACCGCCGAGGTCTTCGCCGACGCGGCGCTGCTCGAAAGCGCAGGCCTGAGGCAGCCGCCTCTGCGACGCGCCCTGCAAGGGCTGACGCGGCATCCCGATCTCGCCCGCGTCACTCGCCTCGCCGATCTTCCGGGAGGTGAGCCGCGATGA
- a CDS encoding energy-coupling factor transporter transmembrane component T — translation MTLTAPAAAPSDPYAEAPSASPIRFLYRLNPVAKLAAPAPAMVLLVFVRDAATPAAFLALAYALLLVGVRMTRRLALVLFVGLPIGMFVIGLGFSLWTDPTRIDAGDAVARVGGWTIYLGMLETGFGTALRLGAIVALSLLVGLSTTGPDLARSFVQQLRVPYRIGYTALAALRFVPRFGTELEVIRQAHRVRGAHGGRGPIAAIARWSGYIVPLLAGAIRHAERVALAMDARAFGAYPDRTERHLVPWRVRDTVFVAAFLLVSTAIFWLFFPWGL, via the coding sequence ATGACCCTCACCGCTCCCGCCGCCGCGCCATCCGATCCGTACGCCGAAGCACCCTCGGCGTCGCCCATCCGCTTCCTCTATCGCCTCAATCCGGTCGCGAAGCTCGCGGCCCCCGCTCCGGCGATGGTGCTGCTCGTGTTCGTGCGGGATGCCGCGACCCCTGCCGCCTTCCTCGCGCTCGCGTACGCTCTGCTGCTGGTCGGCGTCCGCATGACGCGCCGCCTCGCCCTCGTGCTCTTCGTCGGGCTGCCGATCGGGATGTTCGTCATCGGTCTCGGCTTCTCGCTGTGGACGGATCCGACGCGCATCGACGCGGGCGACGCCGTCGCCCGCGTCGGCGGCTGGACGATCTACCTCGGCATGCTCGAGACCGGCTTCGGGACGGCACTGCGCCTGGGCGCGATCGTGGCGCTCTCCCTCCTCGTCGGCCTGAGCACGACCGGACCCGACCTCGCCCGCTCCTTCGTGCAGCAGCTGCGGGTGCCCTACCGCATCGGCTACACGGCGCTCGCGGCTCTCCGCTTCGTGCCGCGGTTCGGTACGGAGCTCGAGGTCATCCGGCAGGCTCATCGGGTTCGCGGCGCGCACGGCGGCCGGGGTCCGATCGCCGCGATCGCCCGCTGGTCGGGATACATCGTGCCGCTGCTGGCGGGCGCCATCCGTCACGCCGAACGAGTGGCCCTGGCGATGGATGCCCGCGCCTTCGGCGCCTACCCCGATCGCACCGAGCGCCACCTGGTGCCCTGGCGGGTCCGCGACACCGTCTTCGTGGCGGCTTTCCTCCTCGTCTCGACGGCGATCTTCTGGCTGTTCTTCCCCTGGGGCCTGTGA